TCGTTGTCGCAGGCGCAGCAAGAGATCCAAAGATACCTTGGCAATAACAGCTCAAGCGTCACGCTGGAGTCGATGAGGTATGCGACATTGATTATCTCGATTGCGCCGATTACGATTCTATATCCGTTTTTACAGCGCTTCTTCGTAAAAGGAATGCTGGTAGGGGCAATCAAAGCCTGATGGTTTCCTGATTGAAAGAGGTGATGCGCATCCAGATTGACACATTCAAGACATTTATTCGATTACTCATATTATAGGGAGGTTGCAAGTCTCATGAAAAAATGGAAAAGCCGTGCTCTTCTGCTGGCTACTTGCGTAATGTGCGTCACCGTTTTTAGTGCTTGCTCGAACACGAAAGAAAATACTGACAACGAGTCAGCACCTACAACCGCGCCATCTGCTGCTGCAGACGGGAAAAAAAGCTGGGAAACCGACACGTCTCCTATTACGCTCGACGCGTATTTGAACTTCTCCTGGTTCGGCAACAACTGGACGGATTCCGCCGCTAAGCAGATTACGAAGGAAACAGGCGTAACGATCAAAATATCCAAGCCGGTTACCGACGATGATCAAAAGCTGAACCTGATGATTAACAGCGAGAAATTGCCGGACATTATTATGGCCGATAAGAACAGCCCATCCTGGAGCATTATGGAACAGAAAGGGCTTCTCTACTCGATTGACGAATTAGCTGCCCAATACGCTCCGGAGCTGTTGCAGGACGCACCGAAAGAAGCCTTCACGAACTATAAGGCGGATGACGGCCACACGTATATGTACGTTGATTTCATCGAGGGCGAGCAATATCAACAAGAAGCGAAAAAATACAATGCTCTCATTGGCACGAACCAGCCGGAATGGTCGATCCGCCAGGACTATTTGGACGAAATCGGAAATCCCGACATTAGCACGCCGGACGCTTTCGTAGCGGCACTAGACAAAATTAAAGCCAAGCACCCGGACAAAATGGGCTTCTATGCCAATGTAGGCGATCTTGCTAACGACCGGGATTATCAAATGGGCACAAACAGCATGTTCTCGAATTACCGTTATTACGTTGACGGCGATCAAATCAAATCCGGTTTGCGCAGCGACAGCTTTAAACAAATTTACAGCTTCATGAACGAGCTTAATACGAAAGAGCTGCTGACGAAGGATACCTTTATCGATACGAAAGACATCTTCACGCAGAAGATTAATAGCGGCAAAACCATTTCTTACGCATGGGCAATTGGCGAAGGAACAAAGTCGCCGGCTGACAATCCGAAGACAAGCTATAAAGTCATGGATCCATTTGCGACTTACACTCAGATCAGAACCGGCGGAGGCTGGAACGCTTTTGCTATCCCCAAATCGAATAAGCATCCGGAACGCACGATCCGTTTCCTGGCTTACATGGCTTCGAAGCAAGGACATATTGCAGCCAAATGGGGAGTTGAGGGCGACAAGTTCAGCGGGGATGTCGTAAACGGCCCTCATTACAGCATCGTGGACGACAAGCCGCTGTATCTTCCGGAATATTGGGATGTTAAACAAAAAGACTGGTCGGGCGTTTCCGCCAAAAACGGTCTAGGCGAATATTGGTTCGCGACAAACACGGCTTGGTGGCTGTATCCGGAATGGAATAACACGGATCCAAGCTTCATCCAGTACAACAAGATGTTCGCGGACAAAGTAAAATACATGCCGGAGCTCGAAAATCTGGATCCGTTGCCAAACAGCAAGGAAGGCATTATTTTAAAGAGAGTAACCGATTTGTACGCGCAGTACGGTGTCAAAATGATTTTCGCGAAATCGGAAGCTGAGAGCGAAAGCGTCTATAAAGAGTTTATCGAAAAAGCAGATTCTCTGGGACTGCCGAAAGTCGAAGCTTATTGGACGGAGCAGTATCAGAACAATTTGAAACGCATGGGGAAATAAAAATCCGTCAGGAATAAAGGAGACAAACATGACAGTAGAAACCGGTATCTTGAAGCGGATTAGCGTAATAAGCGAGAAGATGAATGAAGGATCGTGGAAGCTTACGGCTCAAGAGGAAGGACCAATCGAGTTGGAACTGGCGCAAGGCCCCTCTTTCGTGCTGGACCGAAATAAAGAGTGGTACGTCCTGCCGATGGATGCGGAAAACAAAGCCATTGCGGGCACGGATTACGCATGGGTGCTGCCGCTTGATCCGGACTCCCCCAGCAATTCCTGGCTGATCAAGGCAGACGGGGAAATCCAATTGACTCACGACCAGGAGTCGATCATCTTACGGGTGAAGGCGGAATCATGCGAGCTTATCGCTTATGAAAGCCGGCCTCAAGCCGACAGCTTTGGCAAGCGGTTTCAATTTGCGTTCGAGCATGGCGAGAAGCTGGCGCATACCCTTGCTTCTCTCTACTGGGGGACGATGCTGCCATCGGTTATCGAACGTACGCGTGCTTTGAACTATCCGATATCGGAAGGTTACGTTCTCAGCACGCTGCACTCGAAATATAGCGGAACCTATCCCGACGTGGACCATGAATTCCAAATTAAAGGGCGCATGAGCTGGGGCAACGAGCTGGATTACGACGTTGTCCGCCGGATGATTGAGCTGCAAATCAAGCTGATGAAGGAAGATCCCGAAGGACTGTGGCGCGATCCTTGCGCGATCCAGCCAAACGGGGACAGGGAATATCACGTTCGCCGCAGCAGTCTCGACGGCTCGACCAACGCGGTTATGTTCCTGATTACGGGTAACGTGGAAGTGTTGGAATCGGCTTGGCTTTATACCGCGGCTACGAAGGATATGGATTGGCTTCGCCTTCATATCGAAGCCTTGGAAGGTGCCGCTTCCTGCATCGAAGATCAGATGGACCGGTACGGCAGACTCTGGTCCGACGTTTATTACGAGGATCAAGTCATCAAGGACGGACGCGAGACGTTCGCCACGGCGCTAGCCGCCCATTCCTTTAACTTGCTGGCCGAGCTGGAGCAGCGCTTGGGACGAGACGAGAAGGAAGCACACTATAAGAAGGTTGCGGCTCTTCTTGGAAGCACATTGTCGAAGCCTCTGCCTATGGGCTACTGGGATGAGACGAATAATCGTTTCGTGGATTGGGTGGATCGGAGCGGCGTTGCGCATGATCATATTCATCTGCTTGCTAATACTCTTCCGGTTCTCTTCGGATACACCTCGAAGGAACAGGAAGAGAGCGTTACCGCGCTTGTGGACGAGCATATCGATCAGTTCCAGCGTTTCCCTACGTTCCTTGCGGCTCATATCGACCAGTATACGGATGCCGAGATCGGTGACGGCGGACCGTATGATTTATGCGCGGCGGGCCGTTATTGGTGCTGGGATGCAGCGTACTGGACATGGAAGAAAAACGGCAAGGTACTGCTGGGACAGCTGATGCGCGTAGCGGAGCAGGCGGCCAAAGAAGGCTACATCATGGGCGAGCGTTACGACATGAATTACGTTTATTATATCGATGATAAAGATTGGCATGGCGCAGCGCATTATTACGAATACCCATGCGTGTATTCATGGGTTCTGATCCATGAGTATCTGGGTATTCGCCAGACGTTTGAAGCTGACCTGCAAATCTCTCCTCGCTTAATGAATAACGGTAAAGTTGTTCTGGAGCAGGATGGATTCCAGCTAAGCTACGAATACGAAGAAAATGCCTTCCGTCTGACGAATCTGGGATCGGCAGCCCGGACCTTCGAGGTTGATCTGTCCGCGATTTATCCTGATTGCTCGAAATGGAAGTTTACGTGCGAGAGTGTTGAAAGCGTGCTTGAAACCGGATCCGTTGTGTCCTTGGACAAGGGAATGACAGGCACCTGGATTCCAACAAGGTGATGAACATGATAACAAAAGAACGTCTGACAACGAATCCAATCTCGCCGGCTCAGTCTATTATTCTTGGGGAAAAGTACCGGTTTACCGTATTAACAAGCCGGCTTATTCGTTTGGAATACAGCGATAGCGGCAAATTCGAAGATCTGCCTACGCAAATCGTGATTAACCGGGACTTTCAAGCACCGGAATTCGAGGTCTATGAAACCGCGGATTATCTGGAGATTCAAACCGGCGAATTGCTGTTGAAGTACGACAAAAAGGAATTCTCGGGCAAAGGACTTTCCGTTCATGTCAACGATATTTCAGGCGTTTACATGAAAACCTGGCATTACGGGGAAGTGCCGAAGGATTTGCGGGGAACCGCACGTACATTAGACGATGTTAACGGTGCGCTGCCGCTCGAGCCGGGTATCCTGTCGAAGGAAGGCTATGCTCTTCTGGATGACAGTAAATCCTTGGAGATTACCGAAGACGGCTGGATATCGCCGAGAACAACAAAGGCAACCGACCTCTACTTTTTTGGCTATGGGAGAGATTACGGGCAGGCCTTGAAAGATTTCTACTACTTGACTGGTGCAATGCCCTTGCTGCCGCGCTTCGCGCTTGGGAACTGGTGGAGCCGCTATCATCCGTATAGCGAACAGGATTACAAAACGCTAATGACCGAATTCAAGCGGAAGGAAATTCCTTTCTCTGTATCCGTAATCGACATGGATTGGCATGTAACAAAGATCGATCCGAAATACGGAAGCGGCTGGACGGGTTATACGTGGAATAAAGAGCTGTTTCCGGATCCCAAAGCATTCATGAGCTGGCTTCGCGAACAGAATTTGAAGGTCACTTTGAATTTGCATCCTGCCGACGGCATTCGTCCCAGCGAGGAAATGTACGATGAAATGAAAGCGGCGCTTGGCATAGATCCGGAGCGTTATCCGATGATTCCTTTTGATTTTACCGATCCGAAGTTTGCGGAGGCTTATTTCAAAGTTCTTCATCATCCGAACGAGGAGAACGGCGTGGATTTCTGGTGGATTGATTGGCAGCAAGGCTCCCATTCCAAGATTGAAGGATTGGATCCGTTATGGATGCTGAATCACTATCATTACTTTGACAATGCCAAGCATGGCAAACGACCGTTAACCTTCTCCAGATACGCCGGACCGGGAAGCCACCGCTACCCGATCGGCTTTTCCGGAGACACGCATGCGACCTGGGAGTCCTTGCGGTTCCAGCCGTATTTTACGGCTAATGCAAGCAACATCGGCTACGGCTGGTGGAGTCATGACATCGGCGGGCATATGCTTGGAATTAAGGACGATGAGATGGTGACGCGTTGGATTCAATTCGGTGTGTTCTCGCCTATTAACCGGCTGCATAGCTCGGATAATATTTTCTCCGGTAAAGAACCGTGGAATTATGCTCCGCCATACGAACAAGTGATGGAACGATTCCTGCGTTTAAGGCATCAACTCATTCCTTATCTGTATTCCATGAACAAGCGCGCTCATGAAGAAGGCGAACCTATTGTTGCTCCTATGTATTACGACAACCCTTGGAGCGATGACGCTTATCAATACCGGAATCAATACTATTTCGGAACGCAGCTTATTGTTGCGCCAATTACAGACCCGGTAGACAAACGTTCGCAGGTTGCGGCGGTTAACGCCTGGCTGCCGGAAGGGGAGTGGGTTGATTTCTTTACGGGGCAAATCTATTCGGGCAATACCCGCTTAACCTTCTACCGGGGAATAAACGAGATTCCGGTTCTTGCCAAAATGGGCAGTATCGTACCGCTTGCTGATTTATCAGCCTTTACCAACGCCATTCATAATCCTTCGCAGCTTGAATTGCGGGTGTTTGCCGGAGCCTCGGGTGAATTCACCATGTGGGAAGATAACAATGAAGAGGAATACGGTAAAGAAAGCTGGTTGGCAACAAGATATCAATTATCCTGGAATGAGCGCCCGGTCTTTACGATTCATCCCGCAGAAGGGGATCAAACGGTCTCGCCGGCAAGCCGCGATTATCGCATCATTTTTGTAAACGTTCCAGAGCAAATGGTAACGGTAACGGTAAACGGTGAGCCGGTTGAGGCTCCTTGCAGCTGGAGCGATCATGAGCTTGTCGTGCAGTTGAAGGATGTAACAAATACGGATAAGGTTCAAATAACGCTGAAACATCCTCATATTGAAGAACAGGATAAATTAAAGCGTTTATACGACTACTTGAATACGACTCAAATCGAATTTAATCTTAAGCTGGAATTATTCCATATGTTAAGCACGGAAACAAGCTTTTCGAAAAGGGTTAGAAATCTGGAAGGCCGGCAGCTGGATGGCCCTATTTTCGGGAAAATAGTCGAGATATTTGGATCAACGCTATAGAGCTGATGCAGCTTTTAGAGGTGCCTTGACTGGAAAAAGAACCAACCTTACGGATTGGTTCTTTTTTTTACCATTATTATGAAGTAGAGTGTTGTATTCATAGCTCCATAATAGAATAAATCAATTTTATTCTATTATTTTCAAGTAGATGGGTTCCAAAAAGTGTATAATTCTTGTTAGTTTATGTCGAATCACCGCGTTTTTATGGGGAGGGAAATAAAAGAATGAAAACAAATGCGATACCCGGGTCCGAGAGGGGGCCAATTGCCTTATCCAAACTGCTTGTTCCGAATGCGGCATCAAATTATGTCGATCGGCCAAGGCTTTCGGATATGCTGGACCGGTCGGGCACCTGCCGGCTGACGTTAGTAGCGGCACCAGCCGGATTTGGCAAAACGACGCTGGTCAGCAACTGGATCGGCAGGCGGGCGGCTCGAGCAGCCTGGCTGTCGCTTGAACCCGCCGATAATACGTTTGTGCGGTTTTGGAGCTGCGCGGCTGCGGCGATTGACCGGACGATTCCGGGCTTCTACGAAGCGGCGATGCCCATCTTCCTCTCATTCGGCGAGACGTCCGCGGAGTCGGCGATGTCCTTTTTCCTGAATGAGTTAATCGGCCGGATTACCGGGGAGATGATACTTATCGTGGACGATTATCATTTCATCGACAATCCGTCCATTCATAATGGTCTTGCATATTTGCTTGACCATCTGCCCGCGGCTCTTCATCTGGTCATCGTCAGCCGCACGGTTCCGCCGCTTCCGCTGTCACGGATGCGGGCGCGGAGGCAGGTGCTGGAGCTGGATGGACGTCATCTGCGCTTCACGGCGGATGAAGCGATGGAGCTTCAAAACAAGACGTCGGAGACAAGACTTACGCCTGAAGAAATGACGGAGCTTGACGCCAAAACCGAAGGCTGGGCGGTAGGGCTGATTCTAGCCTTTCATTCATTGGCGGGAACAGGCGGCAACGAAAGTTTTCTTCGTTCCTTCGACGGTCACAACCGGTATGTATTTGATTATTTGGTTGACGAGGTTATCCATCGTCAGCCGCAGAATGTGCAGAGCTTTTTGCTGCGGACGAGCATTCTGGAGCGCTTTTCCGTATCGTTATGCGACGCGGTGACCGGTTCGGCGCACTCCGCTTCCGCGATTTCCTATTTAGAAAAAGCAAATTTGTTCGTCAGTCCGCTGGATGATACGCGTACCTGGTATAAATATCATCATTTATTCGCGGAAGCGCTCCGGAACCGCTTGAATGAAACCTATGATCTGGCAACAAGAAGCGAGCTTCACCGGAATGCTCATCGATGGTTCGGAGAACGGGGCTTGTATCGGGAAGCGATCAAACATGCGCTAGCGGCGGAGGATTTCGATTCGGCCGGCCAGTACATGGAACGGCATTTGCCTGAGATGATCGGAAGCGGGGAAGAGGCCGATCTGCTTCGATGGCTTAACGAGATGCCGCTCAGAAGCATCGTACGTTTTACGAATCTTTTCTTTTTCCAGGAAAGCGTACAAGCCGCGAAAGGGCGGGCGGCTGATGCCCGGCGGTACTTGGATCAAGTCACGGCATTGTTGGATACGGAGCCCGAACTGATTGAACGCGAACGGATAAAGGAAATGCAAGTGCACATTCGAATGTACGGCAACTCTCTTTCCTATTATGAAGGAGATATTGACGGGTTCATCGGACAGCTGAAAAGCAATCTGGATTTATTGGTGCGGCATGGATCGATTGCCAATGTCGTGAACATGGGAGAGGCTCTGCTGTACCGCGGTCCAGTCGGATTTGGCGGCAGACTGCGTAAAATCGCTTATTTGTCTTCGAACGTTTCAGCCGATGAGAAGCTGTCGCTAGTGCTGCACCGAAGCCTGGAAGGCTTAGGCGTGATTTTGCTAGCGGATCTGCTGTATGAACTGAATCGGATTAAGGAGTCGCGGCTGACACTCGAAAAGGCGCTGTACGGCGGGGCATTTCCGCGCAATCCCGCGGCTCTGGCACCTGGATACATCCTTCTGTCCAAAATTTTGCAAGCGGAAGGACAAATGGATCAGGCAAGGAACGTCATCCTGCGTGCGATTGAAGAGATGAGGGAATGCCGTTCTCCTCGCTGGCAGATGATCGTTGAAGCAAGACTGGCGAGACTGCAGCTTGCCACTGGGGAAACGGAGGCAGCTGCCGCATGGATTAATGCCCGCCATATTCGAATCGTAGAACGCGCGG
This region of Paenibacillus sp. JDR-2 genomic DNA includes:
- a CDS encoding sugar ABC transporter periplasmic protein, with product MKKWKSRALLLATCVMCVTVFSACSNTKENTDNESAPTTAPSAAADGKKSWETDTSPITLDAYLNFSWFGNNWTDSAAKQITKETGVTIKISKPVTDDDQKLNLMINSEKLPDIIMADKNSPSWSIMEQKGLLYSIDELAAQYAPELLQDAPKEAFTNYKADDGHTYMYVDFIEGEQYQQEAKKYNALIGTNQPEWSIRQDYLDEIGNPDISTPDAFVAALDKIKAKHPDKMGFYANVGDLANDRDYQMGTNSMFSNYRYYVDGDQIKSGLRSDSFKQIYSFMNELNTKELLTKDTFIDTKDIFTQKINSGKTISYAWAIGEGTKSPADNPKTSYKVMDPFATYTQIRTGGGWNAFAIPKSNKHPERTIRFLAYMASKQGHIAAKWGVEGDKFSGDVVNGPHYSIVDDKPLYLPEYWDVKQKDWSGVSAKNGLGEYWFATNTAWWLYPEWNNTDPSFIQYNKMFADKVKYMPELENLDPLPNSKEGIILKRVTDLYAQYGVKMIFAKSEAESESVYKEFIEKADSLGLPKVEAYWTEQYQNNLKRMGK
- a CDS encoding glycoside hydrolase family 31 protein, with product MITKERLTTNPISPAQSIILGEKYRFTVLTSRLIRLEYSDSGKFEDLPTQIVINRDFQAPEFEVYETADYLEIQTGELLLKYDKKEFSGKGLSVHVNDISGVYMKTWHYGEVPKDLRGTARTLDDVNGALPLEPGILSKEGYALLDDSKSLEITEDGWISPRTTKATDLYFFGYGRDYGQALKDFYYLTGAMPLLPRFALGNWWSRYHPYSEQDYKTLMTEFKRKEIPFSVSVIDMDWHVTKIDPKYGSGWTGYTWNKELFPDPKAFMSWLREQNLKVTLNLHPADGIRPSEEMYDEMKAALGIDPERYPMIPFDFTDPKFAEAYFKVLHHPNEENGVDFWWIDWQQGSHSKIEGLDPLWMLNHYHYFDNAKHGKRPLTFSRYAGPGSHRYPIGFSGDTHATWESLRFQPYFTANASNIGYGWWSHDIGGHMLGIKDDEMVTRWIQFGVFSPINRLHSSDNIFSGKEPWNYAPPYEQVMERFLRLRHQLIPYLYSMNKRAHEEGEPIVAPMYYDNPWSDDAYQYRNQYYFGTQLIVAPITDPVDKRSQVAAVNAWLPEGEWVDFFTGQIYSGNTRLTFYRGINEIPVLAKMGSIVPLADLSAFTNAIHNPSQLELRVFAGASGEFTMWEDNNEEEYGKESWLATRYQLSWNERPVFTIHPAEGDQTVSPASRDYRIIFVNVPEQMVTVTVNGEPVEAPCSWSDHELVVQLKDVTNTDKVQITLKHPHIEEQDKLKRLYDYLNTTQIEFNLKLELFHMLSTETSFSKRVRNLEGRQLDGPIFGKIVEIFGSTL
- a CDS encoding LuxR C-terminal-related transcriptional regulator, whose translation is MKTNAIPGSERGPIALSKLLVPNAASNYVDRPRLSDMLDRSGTCRLTLVAAPAGFGKTTLVSNWIGRRAARAAWLSLEPADNTFVRFWSCAAAAIDRTIPGFYEAAMPIFLSFGETSAESAMSFFLNELIGRITGEMILIVDDYHFIDNPSIHNGLAYLLDHLPAALHLVIVSRTVPPLPLSRMRARRQVLELDGRHLRFTADEAMELQNKTSETRLTPEEMTELDAKTEGWAVGLILAFHSLAGTGGNESFLRSFDGHNRYVFDYLVDEVIHRQPQNVQSFLLRTSILERFSVSLCDAVTGSAHSASAISYLEKANLFVSPLDDTRTWYKYHHLFAEALRNRLNETYDLATRSELHRNAHRWFGERGLYREAIKHALAAEDFDSAGQYMERHLPEMIGSGEEADLLRWLNEMPLRSIVRFTNLFFFQESVQAAKGRAADARRYLDQVTALLDTEPELIERERIKEMQVHIRMYGNSLSYYEGDIDGFIGQLKSNLDLLVRHGSIANVVNMGEALLYRGPVGFGGRLRKIAYLSSNVSADEKLSLVLHRSLEGLGVILLADLLYELNRIKESRLTLEKALYGGAFPRNPAALAPGYILLSKILQAEGQMDQARNVILRAIEEMRECRSPRWQMIVEARLARLQLATGETEAAAAWINARHIRIVERADVSREYENFTLARVLMSQGELRKALGWLSRISLEAKQADRIASRIEALLLQAICNKELGDYGDAVGALAQACELARPEGFIRIFMDEGQALTPLFERWLSEASLDEEMAAYANLLRERISEGGWTASYARMKDNLTVKLTGREREVLRKIGEGLSNEEIGGQLFLSTGTVKKYAYNIYEKLQVKNRVQAISRAKEMGLL